From one Bacteroidales bacterium genomic stretch:
- the pbpC gene encoding penicillin-binding protein 1C, protein MEPIRPDKRLVKKWLKILSGSLLAIVLSFLLIDRIFPFNPPLDFSQVITSNDGTILHVFLNKEDKWRVKTGLDEISPELRKSIVFKEDRFFYYHFGINPIALVRALVQNTVSGERISGASTITMQLARLLDPRPRSYKSKLIEMFRAVQLEWHFSKKEIIRMYLNHLPYGGNIEGVKTASLIYYEQSPQALSLAQIVTLSIIPNNPSVYLSGKNEGDLLRERNRWLDFFLRKGIFSGQVIRDAKEEEVGLERHPLPRRIPHLATRLHADYPEKDLLQTFIDLELQTRIETITWNHIRSIRVKGIQNASVMVVDNETGGVISYLGSADFNDAESFGQVDGIRAIRSPGSTLKPFLYALAIDKGLITPATILTDVPARFGGYHPENYDGTYRGMISAKNALALSLNVPAVKLMNDLHEDYFIGKLVDAGFQTVGLKRKELGLSVILGGCGVTLEELTNLFCSFANKGILSPSRYFSTQERFSSDTLFSAPAAFLVTEMMTSLKRPDFPVKAEQIIDLPRIAWKTGTSYGRRDAWSVGYNPDYTVGVWIGNFQGNGIPELNGTDFAAPLLFKIFRLLDRDNSLSWFELPPGLRIRDVCARSGLPPSDFCTDLIEDAYIPGISPGERCQHLRAVFVNADSSLSFCRACLPEGGFLTKFYPNYPPEVIAYMNEENIPYEAIPAHNPRCERIFRENAPRITSLTENAEYILYREEHQRLKLACQPESDVGKIFWYVNNKFLSTALAQEALFFEPPEGEVKVSCVDDKGRNTDIWIVVKYI, encoded by the coding sequence GTGGAGCCGATCCGTCCTGACAAACGATTAGTGAAGAAATGGTTAAAAATTCTTTCAGGCTCTTTATTGGCCATTGTACTTAGCTTCCTTTTGATTGACCGTATTTTCCCTTTCAATCCTCCCTTGGATTTTTCACAGGTCATTACTTCGAACGACGGAACGATCCTTCACGTATTCCTGAATAAGGAAGACAAGTGGAGGGTCAAGACCGGGCTGGACGAGATCAGTCCGGAGTTGCGAAAGAGCATCGTTTTCAAGGAGGACAGGTTCTTCTATTATCATTTTGGGATCAATCCCATTGCTCTGGTCAGAGCGCTGGTTCAAAATACGGTTTCAGGGGAACGGATCTCCGGTGCTTCCACCATCACCATGCAACTGGCGAGGCTTCTGGATCCCAGGCCCAGGTCTTATAAAAGCAAGCTGATCGAGATGTTCAGAGCAGTCCAGCTGGAGTGGCACTTCAGCAAAAAGGAAATCATCAGGATGTATCTGAACCACCTGCCCTACGGAGGAAACATTGAAGGAGTGAAGACCGCTTCCCTCATCTATTATGAACAATCACCCCAGGCGCTCAGCCTTGCACAGATCGTCACCCTTAGCATCATCCCGAACAATCCTTCTGTTTATCTGAGCGGAAAGAATGAAGGGGATCTTTTGAGGGAGCGGAACCGCTGGCTGGATTTCTTTTTAAGGAAAGGAATTTTCAGCGGGCAGGTGATCAGGGATGCAAAAGAGGAGGAGGTGGGTTTGGAAAGACATCCGTTGCCACGAAGAATACCCCATCTTGCCACCCGTCTTCATGCTGATTATCCTGAGAAGGATCTGTTGCAAACATTCATTGACCTGGAGTTACAAACCCGTATCGAAACGATCACCTGGAATCACATCCGGAGCATTCGGGTGAAGGGGATACAGAATGCCTCAGTGATGGTTGTTGATAATGAAACGGGCGGGGTGATCAGCTACCTGGGCTCAGCTGATTTCAACGACGCGGAATCCTTTGGCCAGGTCGACGGTATCCGTGCCATACGGTCGCCGGGCAGCACGCTGAAGCCATTTCTTTATGCACTGGCCATTGATAAAGGATTGATAACGCCTGCCACCATCCTTACCGATGTCCCGGCCCGGTTTGGCGGATACCATCCCGAGAATTACGACGGTACCTACCGGGGAATGATATCGGCCAAAAATGCACTGGCGCTTTCATTGAATGTACCGGCTGTGAAACTGATGAATGACCTGCACGAGGATTATTTTATCGGTAAACTCGTGGATGCAGGTTTCCAAACCGTCGGACTCAAGAGAAAAGAACTCGGGTTATCGGTGATCCTCGGTGGGTGCGGGGTTACACTGGAGGAGCTGACCAACCTGTTTTGTTCTTTTGCAAACAAAGGAATACTAAGCCCTTCACGTTATTTCTCCACTCAGGAACGTTTTTCTTCTGACACACTTTTCAGTGCTCCGGCTGCTTTTCTGGTAACGGAAATGATGACCTCCCTCAAACGACCTGATTTCCCGGTAAAAGCCGAGCAAATCATTGATCTTCCGCGAATTGCATGGAAAACAGGTACTTCATACGGCAGGAGGGATGCCTGGAGCGTCGGATACAATCCGGATTACACTGTTGGGGTATGGATAGGAAATTTTCAGGGTAATGGCATTCCGGAACTCAACGGAACTGATTTTGCGGCGCCCCTGCTTTTTAAGATTTTCCGTCTCCTCGACAGGGACAACAGCCTTTCCTGGTTCGAACTACCGCCCGGTCTCAGGATACGCGATGTGTGCGCCCGTTCGGGATTGCCTCCGTCAGATTTCTGTACCGACCTGATCGAAGATGCATATATTCCAGGAATTTCGCCCGGCGAACGTTGCCAGCATCTGCGGGCTGTTTTTGTCAACGCCGACAGCTCCCTGTCCTTTTGCAGAGCCTGTCTGCCCGAAGGTGGCTTCCTGACGAAATTTTATCCGAACTATCCTCCGGAGGTCATCGCTTACATGAATGAAGAAAATATACCCTATGAGGCCATTCCCGCACACAATCCACGCTGTGAAAGGATTTTCCGGGAAAATGCCCCCAGGATCACCTCCCTGACGGAAAATGCGGAGTATATTCTGTACCGGGAAGAGCATCAACGCCTGAAACTCGCCTGTCAACCGGAAAGTGACGTCGGAAAGATCTTCTGGTATGTCAATAACAAATTCCTGTCGACAGCACTTGCTCAGGAAGCTTTGTTCTTTGAACCGCCCGAAGGCGAGGTGAAGGTATCCTGCGTTGATGACAAGGGCAGGAATACAGACATCTGGATCGTCGTAAAATACATTTAG
- the ychF gene encoding redox-regulated ATPase YchF, protein MSLKCGIIGLTNSGKTTIFNCMSPAKAEASRTAFTSSKSNLGIIPVPDERLYKIDALIKSQKIIPATVEIIDIPGLAKGSSHGEGIGNKFLEDIQKTDALIHVLRCFDDETLPHIEGSVDPVRDIEILELELQVKDLEMIERKIQKYEKLTKVGEKDAKKGLEILEHIKNNLDNFISIRNLKLTEEDRKYLADMFLLTDIPVIYVCNVDDASAVGGNAYVDRVKEAVKHENTEVIIIAGKLEAEITELDNPDDRMAFLADAGLEEPGVNKLIRSAYKLLNLESFFTAGPKEVRAWTIHRGMTAPQAAGVIHSDLERGFIRAEVMKYDDFLRYGSEHACKEAGKFFVEGKNYVVHEGDILHIRFNV, encoded by the coding sequence ATGTCACTGAAATGTGGAATCATTGGTTTGACGAATTCCGGTAAAACTACGATTTTTAACTGCATGTCGCCTGCAAAGGCTGAAGCTTCGCGCACGGCATTTACATCTTCCAAGTCCAACCTGGGTATCATTCCCGTGCCGGATGAGCGGCTTTATAAGATCGATGCGCTGATAAAGTCGCAGAAGATCATACCGGCGACAGTTGAGATCATTGATATCCCTGGCCTGGCCAAAGGCTCCAGCCACGGCGAAGGGATTGGAAATAAATTTCTGGAAGACATACAGAAGACGGATGCGTTGATCCATGTCCTGAGGTGTTTTGATGACGAAACCCTTCCCCATATCGAAGGATCAGTTGATCCGGTAAGGGATATTGAAATACTGGAACTGGAACTTCAGGTGAAGGATCTGGAGATGATCGAACGCAAAATCCAGAAGTATGAGAAGCTGACCAAGGTTGGTGAGAAAGATGCAAAAAAAGGACTGGAGATCCTTGAGCATATCAAAAACAACCTGGATAATTTCATTTCCATCCGCAATCTCAAGCTTACGGAGGAAGACAGGAAGTACCTGGCAGACATGTTCCTGCTTACCGACATTCCTGTGATCTATGTTTGCAACGTGGATGATGCCTCTGCTGTCGGAGGGAATGCGTATGTTGACAGGGTGAAGGAGGCTGTAAAGCATGAAAATACGGAAGTGATCATCATTGCCGGGAAGCTGGAAGCTGAAATTACGGAACTGGATAATCCCGATGACCGAATGGCATTTCTGGCAGATGCAGGGCTGGAAGAGCCCGGTGTCAACAAGCTGATCCGCTCGGCGTATAAGCTCCTGAATCTGGAATCTTTTTTTACTGCAGGGCCGAAAGAGGTGCGGGCATGGACGATTCACAGGGGAATGACCGCCCCTCAGGCGGCGGGGGTGATCCATAGCGACCTTGAACGTGGCTTCATCCGGGCGGAAGTGATGAAATACGATGATTTTCTTCGTTACGGATCGGAACATGCCTGCAAGGAAGCCGGAAAATTTTTCGTGGAAGGTAAAAACTATGTCGTTCACGAAGGCGATATTTTACACATACGGTTCAACGTGTAA
- the mltG gene encoding endolytic transglycosylase MltG codes for MKKNKRRLLRILLFIFIIIVTLCSAAVFAVYQIWFKPNVRITDPENASIYIRTNSDFNDVKTLLYAQGFIKRQRTFEWLAVKKDYPSQISAGRYLLYDGMNNNALINILRAGLQTPVEVVLNNTRLKKDLAGKVSHQLEADSLAIVLLLADSVFVQKYGFTTETILTMFIPNTYEFYWNTDAAGFMSRMYKEYQKFWTEERDRKRTRCGMTRQQVSILASIVEKETLKNDEKARMAGVYINRWRDNWKLQADPTIVYVVGDFKMKRVLTRHTRIDSRYNTYLYEGLPPGPICVPSIASIDAVLDYEEHGYYYFCAREDFSGYHNFAKTYNQHLINARKYQRAFQERQGN; via the coding sequence ATGAAAAAAAATAAGCGGAGGCTGCTCAGAATCCTCCTGTTCATCTTCATTATCATTGTCACGCTCTGTTCAGCCGCTGTTTTTGCTGTTTACCAGATCTGGTTTAAACCCAATGTCAGGATTACCGATCCCGAAAATGCCTCCATCTATATCCGGACAAATTCGGATTTCAACGACGTGAAGACTCTTTTATACGCTCAGGGATTCATAAAAAGACAAAGGACCTTTGAATGGCTTGCCGTCAAAAAAGACTATCCCTCGCAGATAAGTGCTGGCAGATATCTGCTTTACGACGGGATGAACAACAACGCGCTGATCAACATTCTCAGGGCCGGTCTCCAGACACCGGTAGAGGTTGTTCTGAACAATACCCGGCTGAAAAAAGATCTGGCAGGTAAGGTGTCGCACCAGCTGGAAGCGGACTCGCTCGCCATCGTACTACTCCTGGCCGACTCGGTCTTTGTTCAGAAATACGGTTTCACCACCGAAACCATCCTCACCATGTTCATTCCCAACACCTATGAATTTTACTGGAACACGGATGCCGCTGGATTTATGAGCCGTATGTACAAAGAATATCAGAAATTCTGGACAGAGGAACGGGATCGGAAAAGAACGCGTTGCGGAATGACTCGGCAGCAGGTGAGCATACTGGCATCCATCGTTGAGAAAGAGACCCTTAAGAATGATGAAAAAGCCAGAATGGCAGGGGTTTACATCAACCGCTGGAGGGATAACTGGAAACTGCAGGCCGATCCTACGATCGTTTATGTTGTAGGGGACTTTAAGATGAAGCGTGTCCTGACCAGGCACACCAGAATTGACTCACGTTACAACACCTATCTCTACGAAGGTCTCCCTCCGGGACCGATCTGTGTTCCTTCCATTGCTTCCATTGATGCAGTGCTGGACTATGAAGAACATGGTTATTATTATTTCTGCGCCCGCGAAGATTTTTCCGGATACCACAACTTCGCAAAGACCTACAACCAGCATCTGATCAACGCCCGCAAATACCAGCGTGCTTTTCAGGAACGGCAGGGCAACTGA
- a CDS encoding GNAT family N-acetyltransferase, with protein MIGKKVILRAPEPSDIDFLYAWENDRSVWHVSNTNAPYSRFAIEQYVMNAQLDIFSARQLRFMIDKAASAEKAAAIGTIDLYDFEPAHRRAGVGVLITREERGKGYASEALDLLIDYAFTTLNLHQLFCHISATNIVSLNLFANHQFEIIGLKKEWLLIDNKWMDEYILQRFNPDEKK; from the coding sequence ATGATCGGTAAAAAAGTGATCCTCAGGGCTCCGGAGCCCTCTGACATTGACTTCCTGTATGCCTGGGAAAATGACAGATCGGTTTGGCATGTGAGCAATACCAACGCTCCTTATTCCCGGTTTGCCATTGAGCAGTATGTGATGAATGCTCAGCTGGATATTTTCTCAGCGCGGCAGTTGCGATTCATGATCGATAAGGCTGCATCCGCTGAAAAAGCAGCTGCCATCGGAACGATCGATCTGTACGATTTTGAACCTGCCCACCGCAGAGCCGGTGTCGGCGTCCTCATCACCCGGGAAGAACGCGGTAAAGGATATGCCTCCGAGGCCCTTGACCTTCTGATCGATTATGCCTTCACTACACTGAACCTGCACCAGCTCTTCTGCCACATCTCCGCAACCAACATTGTCAGCCTCAACCTTTTTGCGAATCATCAGTTTGAAATCATCGGACTGAAAAAGGAGTGGTTGCTAATTGACAATAAATGGATGGATGAATATATTCTCCAACGATTCAATCCAGATGAAAAAAAATAA
- the dapF gene encoding diaminopimelate epimerase: MKITFFKYQGTGNDFIMIDNRSGFFPLSGHIVRSLCDRKFGIGADGLILMNRSGRYDFKMIYHNSNGDESTMCGNGGRCLAAFARRTGSPGLSFTFEAIDGLHHALIVDENSHSSVVRLKMKDVVFPEIMNVNSIIDSGSPHVIKQVKNLKDLDIRKLGREIRFSDPFREQGVNVNFIETTHNRNYIRTYERGVEDETLSCGTGTVASALLLASQAPESVDPIQFQTLGGELTVHFKRSKNLFHDVWLEGPASFVFQGEIII; the protein is encoded by the coding sequence ATGAAAATAACCTTCTTCAAGTACCAGGGCACGGGGAATGATTTCATCATGATTGACAACAGGTCAGGTTTTTTTCCATTAAGTGGCCATATTGTCAGGTCGCTCTGTGATAGAAAATTTGGGATCGGGGCTGACGGGCTGATCCTGATGAACAGATCCGGGAGGTATGATTTTAAAATGATCTACCACAACTCCAACGGCGATGAGTCCACCATGTGCGGCAACGGAGGCAGGTGCCTCGCAGCCTTTGCCCGGCGCACAGGATCCCCGGGACTGAGCTTTACCTTCGAGGCTATCGACGGCCTGCATCATGCCCTCATCGTGGATGAAAACAGTCATTCTTCTGTCGTTCGCCTGAAAATGAAAGATGTGGTGTTCCCGGAAATTATGAATGTCAATTCAATCATTGATTCTGGCTCTCCTCACGTCATTAAGCAGGTCAAAAATCTGAAGGATCTTGACATAAGAAAGCTGGGCAGGGAGATTCGCTTCAGCGATCCCTTCCGCGAGCAGGGTGTCAACGTCAACTTCATTGAAACGACGCACAACAGAAATTACATCCGGACCTATGAGCGCGGCGTTGAAGATGAGACACTGTCCTGCGGAACGGGAACGGTGGCATCCGCGCTCCTGCTGGCTTCACAGGCACCTGAATCCGTTGACCCAATTCAATTCCAGACGCTGGGAGGAGAACTGACCGTTCATTTCAAACGTTCAAAAAATCTTTTTCACGATGTATGGCTGGAAGGGCCAGCATCGTTTGTGTTCCAGGGTGAAATCATTATTTAA
- a CDS encoding Do family serine endopeptidase, producing MNKFLSLVLAAVVGALLTWVVIGSLGHRFKSDNVPVSLPVKAPVTMTSDVQVSAPQVLPDFSEAAGKTINAVVHVMTQYQRQMSAYDYFFDWRDFFGEPDNRPNDPMYMGSGSGVIISGDGYIVTNNHVVEGADQIQVVLNDKRTYDATIVGTDPSTDLAVIRIKEESLPYITFGDSDELRVGEWVLAVGNPFNLTSTVTAGIVSAKARNINILQTPDGTSAIESFIQTDAAVNKGNSGGALVNTRGELVGINAAIASSTGYYSGYSFAIPSNLVKKVVADLKEYGEVQRALLGVSIRDIDSKFATDLGLKEIKGVYVAGVSDNGSAKAAGVESGDIILQIDDKTVNSTSELLEQIGQKRPGEEVILVVNRKNQEKSFRLQLKNRAGTVEVVQKQAISNAAALLGAKLEPVTNQEKERLGINNGVKVTGLQQGKLSDAGIREGFIIIRIDKQTIHSVADIENVLVNASGGILIEGIYPNGLRAYYGVGW from the coding sequence ATGAATAAATTCTTGAGTTTGGTTTTAGCTGCGGTAGTTGGAGCGCTTCTTACCTGGGTTGTCATTGGATCTCTGGGTCATAGGTTCAAATCGGACAATGTCCCGGTGAGTCTTCCTGTAAAAGCGCCTGTCACGATGACATCGGATGTTCAGGTCAGTGCACCTCAGGTGCTGCCTGATTTTTCTGAAGCGGCTGGTAAAACGATCAACGCAGTGGTTCATGTCATGACGCAGTATCAGCGTCAGATGAGCGCTTATGACTATTTTTTTGACTGGCGTGACTTTTTTGGAGAGCCCGATAACCGGCCAAATGATCCTATGTACATGGGATCCGGATCAGGAGTGATCATCTCAGGTGATGGTTATATTGTTACCAATAATCATGTAGTGGAGGGAGCGGATCAGATTCAGGTGGTTTTAAATGATAAAAGGACTTACGATGCGACGATCGTGGGAACGGATCCTTCAACCGACCTGGCCGTGATCAGGATCAAAGAGGAATCGCTGCCGTACATAACTTTTGGAGACTCTGATGAACTGAGAGTGGGTGAATGGGTACTGGCAGTCGGCAATCCTTTTAACCTGACTTCTACGGTGACAGCTGGTATTGTGAGCGCCAAGGCACGGAACATAAATATATTGCAGACTCCTGACGGCACTTCTGCCATCGAATCGTTCATTCAGACGGATGCTGCGGTCAATAAAGGCAATAGCGGAGGAGCGCTTGTCAACACAAGGGGTGAACTTGTCGGCATCAATGCTGCCATTGCTTCCAGTACCGGTTATTATTCAGGATATTCCTTTGCCATTCCTTCGAATCTGGTTAAAAAGGTCGTTGCAGACCTCAAAGAGTACGGTGAGGTTCAGCGTGCACTCCTGGGCGTGTCGATCCGGGATATCGACAGTAAGTTTGCGACCGATCTCGGTTTGAAGGAAATCAAGGGCGTTTATGTAGCAGGTGTTTCGGATAACGGCTCGGCCAAGGCTGCCGGTGTTGAATCAGGAGATATCATTCTTCAGATCGATGATAAAACAGTAAACAGCACCTCCGAGCTGCTGGAACAGATTGGTCAGAAACGGCCTGGGGAGGAGGTTATTCTCGTTGTTAACCGGAAAAATCAGGAAAAATCATTCAGGCTTCAACTGAAAAACAGAGCGGGTACCGTGGAGGTTGTTCAAAAGCAGGCCATTTCAAATGCCGCTGCTTTGCTGGGTGCGAAACTGGAACCTGTAACAAATCAGGAAAAAGAACGTCTTGGAATTAACAATGGCGTGAAGGTTACCGGATTACAACAGGGTAAACTGAGTGATGCCGGAATTCGTGAAGGATTCATTATCATAAGGATCGATAAGCAAACCATCCATTCCGTCGCCGATATTGAAAATGTTCTGGTGAACGCTTCAGGAGGTATTTTGATCGAGGGTATCTATCCAAATGGATTAAGGGCCTATTATGGCGTGGGGTGGTAA